A window from Kovacikia minuta CCNUW1 encodes these proteins:
- a CDS encoding IS3 family transposase (programmed frameshift), which produces MPCVSTPAHNGAQASGVRNPEVVEKAQRRIYTAEYKLRILQETDSCSEGQIGAILRREGLYSSHLTTWRRQRQAGQLAALTDNKRGRKPMPANPLNAEVERLRRENERLSQRLQQAELIIDIQKKACAILNITLATKHQRHQRLMSAVEQLAPTMGVAPVCQGLGVSRASYYRKQKPKGEPKPKPKPERALSNEERQQVLDLLHSDRFVDQSPQEVYATLLDEGTYLCSMRTMYRILADHAEVRERRHQLRHPNYQKPELLATGANQLWSWDITKLYGPYKWTYYYLYVILDVFSRYVVGWMVAHRESASLAERLIEQTTQKQQIQPGQLTIHADRGAAMTSKAVALLLSDLGVTKTHSRPHVSNDNPYSEAQFKTLKYQPQFPKQFGSIEDARTFCQTFFQWYNHDHHHSGIGLLTPAILHYGQAPAVTQQRQQVLQAAYLTHPERFVKGLPMPPAIPTEAWINPPVVSTAQGQEQH; this is translated from the exons ATGCCTTGTGTCTCCACTCCTGCCCATAACGGCGCTCAAGCATCCGGTGTACGTAATCCCGAAGTGGTAGAAAAAGCACAACGTCGAATTTACACGGCTGAGTACAAGCTACGGATTCTTCAAGAAACCGACAGTTGTAGTGAAGGACAAATTGGTGCGATTTTGCGGCGTGAGGGACTGTACTCGTCGCACTTGACGACCTGGCGACGACAACGACAAGCCGGACAACTGGCAGCGTTAACAGACAACAAGCGGGGGCGCAAACCTATGCCAGCCAATCCTTTGAATGCTGAGGTCGAGCGGTTGCGACGGGAGAATGAACGGCTCAGCCAACGGCTGCAACAAGCCGAGTTGATCATCGATATTCAAAAAAAAGCTTGTGCGATCTTAAACATCACGCTGGCGACGA AACACCAGCGACACCAGCGATTGATGAGTGCCGTTGAACAACTGGCACCGACAATGGGTGTTGCACCGGTTTGTCAGGGATTGGGGGTCAGCCGTGCTAGCTACTATCGCAAGCAAAAGCCTAAGGGTGAACCCAAACCCAAGCCGAAACCTGAGCGTGCGCTCAGCAATGAGGAACGACAACAGGTTTTGGATCTACTGCATAGTGACCGTTTTGTAGACCAATCCCCCCAGGAGGTATACGCCACCCTACTCGACGAAGGCACTTATCTATGTTCGATGCGCACGATGTACCGCATCCTGGCAGACCATGCCGAAGTGAGGGAACGCCGCCATCAATTACGCCACCCCAACTACCAAAAGCCCGAACTGCTGGCAACCGGGGCAAACCAGTTGTGGTCGTGGGACATCACCAAACTCTATGGACCTTACAAATGGACTTACTACTATCTCTATGTCATCTTGGATGTCTTCAGTCGCTATGTTGTGGGCTGGATGGTCGCCCACCGGGAATCTGCTTCCCTGGCAGAACGGCTGATTGAGCAAACTACTCAAAAACAACAGATCCAGCCCGGACAGTTAACGATTCATGCTGACCGAGGAGCCGCGATGACGTCAAAGGCGGTTGCCCTGTTGCTGTCTGACCTCGGTGTGACCAAAACCCATTCTCGTCCCCATGTGTCCAATGACAACCCTTATTCCGAAGCGCAGTTCAAGACCCTCAAGTACCAGCCTCAATTTCCCAAACAGTTTGGCTCAATTGAAGATGCTCGCACCTTTTGTCAAACCTTTTTCCAGTGGTATAACCACGACCATCACCATAGCGGTATCGGCTTGTTAACACCTGCGATCTTGCACTACGGACAAGCCCCGGCCGTGACGCAACAAAGACAGCAGGTGTTGCAAGCTGCATACCTCACCCATCCAGAACGTTTTGTCAAAGGTTTGCCAATGCCTCCTGCCATTCCTACAGAAGCTTGGATTAATCCGCCGGTAGTTTCCACTGCCCAGGGACAAGAGCAACACTAA
- a CDS encoding transposase DNA-binding-containing protein — MKSHPFSDFRHGQRLRETVRLLAEQPEASVPQASGSASKSQSMYRFWTNERVQPTQILASHRGSVVERANAAAVVLAIQDTTDLNISSQQLSKRLCWDSRRLHSSASRNGRRGVRP; from the coding sequence ATCAAAAGTCATCCCTTCAGTGATTTTCGGCATGGACAACGCTTACGGGAAACGGTGCGCCTGTTAGCTGAGCAGCCTGAAGCAAGTGTGCCACAGGCGAGTGGGAGCGCCTCTAAGAGTCAGAGTATGTATCGGTTTTGGACGAATGAGCGGGTGCAACCGACACAGATTTTGGCGAGTCATCGCGGCAGTGTGGTGGAGCGAGCCAATGCGGCAGCAGTCGTGCTGGCGATTCAAGACACCACGGACTTAAACATCTCATCCCAGCAATTGAGCAAGCGCCTGTGCTGGGACAGCAGACGCTTACACTCGAGCGCATCCCGGAACGGTCGGCGCGGAGTGCGACCTTAA
- a CDS encoding Uma2 family endonuclease, translating to MTSLLNQSSDQRILHQGTWEQFKLIQKGFDGSPGVRLFYDEGTIEILMPGREHEIFASIIGDLVTTFLAEKGIFFQPTGAMAQEKEGVVSAQADVSYCIGSVKPIPDLSIEVVFTSGSSSKLEHYKALGVPEVWFWEDGLLSLYHLRNGNDERVDLSLFPELNDLNLDLLKRCILIAETDAGEAIRTFRREI from the coding sequence ATGACCTCTCTTCTTAATCAAAGTAGTGACCAACGCATCCTCCATCAGGGCACCTGGGAGCAGTTCAAGCTGATCCAGAAGGGCTTTGACGGTTCTCCTGGCGTGCGGCTGTTTTACGATGAGGGGACGATCGAAATTCTCATGCCAGGACGGGAACACGAAATTTTCGCAAGCATCATTGGTGACCTGGTAACAACCTTCCTTGCAGAAAAGGGCATTTTCTTTCAGCCAACCGGGGCAATGGCCCAGGAAAAAGAAGGGGTTGTCTCGGCTCAAGCAGATGTGTCCTACTGCATTGGGAGCGTCAAACCAATTCCAGACTTGTCCATTGAAGTGGTGTTTACCAGTGGAAGCAGCAGCAAATTAGAGCACTACAAAGCATTGGGGGTTCCAGAGGTTTGGTTTTGGGAAGACGGTTTGCTGTCACTTTATCACCTACGTAATGGCAACGATGAACGCGTCGATCTCAGCCTATTTCCCGAATTAAATGACCTCAATCTTGATTTGCTCAAACGCTGCATCTTAATTGCAGAAACTGATGCTGGTGAAGCGATTCGAACATTTCGCCGCGAAATTTAG
- a CDS encoding peroxiredoxin-like family protein produces the protein MNPYNILKQTQRQRVSDGNPVSILDGCDSAYRLLVLVLPQLGDFDSLEYAWWLQKYSQQLQDAKLTIRAVGIGDRASGEQFCTYTGFSPHSLFVDPTAELHRQLGLYTGLSLKVPVLSPGQNAWLNLMLMCAGLGSPGTLAEVFRGYRGDRTAPQLIADNEVVKAAPLPALKGSFFNLAGGKGFQRPFELATLRLRNMAEALGHWRTYVPNAAYLTQRGGTFLFDLEGNLLYEHRDQGILGFAANMSQPLSFLLTDFTMPQFKQENRR, from the coding sequence ATGAATCCATACAACATCTTGAAACAAACGCAACGACAACGGGTTAGCGATGGCAACCCGGTTTCTATCCTTGATGGGTGTGATTCTGCGTACCGTCTCCTGGTGCTGGTGCTACCACAGTTGGGAGATTTTGATAGCCTGGAATATGCCTGGTGGTTACAAAAATACTCTCAGCAACTCCAGGATGCAAAGCTGACAATTCGGGCAGTCGGCATTGGCGATCGCGCCTCTGGAGAACAATTCTGCACCTACACCGGGTTCTCTCCCCACAGTTTGTTTGTTGATCCAACCGCGGAACTGCATCGGCAACTGGGTCTATATACAGGGCTATCGCTGAAAGTGCCAGTGCTGTCTCCTGGTCAAAATGCCTGGCTCAATTTGATGTTGATGTGTGCGGGGCTGGGTAGTCCTGGTACCTTAGCAGAAGTGTTTCGTGGCTACCGGGGCGATCGTACTGCCCCCCAGTTGATTGCAGATAACGAAGTGGTCAAAGCAGCTCCGTTACCTGCACTTAAAGGCTCGTTCTTTAATCTGGCGGGAGGTAAGGGGTTTCAGCGTCCGTTTGAATTGGCAACCCTACGCTTGCGAAATATGGCAGAAGCTCTGGGGCATTGGCGAACCTACGTGCCGAATGCCGCTTACTTAACCCAGCGGGGAGGAACCTTTTTGTTCGATCTCGAGGGGAATTTGCTTTATGAACACCGGGATCAGGGCATTCTCGGATTTGCTGCCAACATGAGTCAGCCCTTGTCGTTCCTGCTGACTGACTTCACCATGCCACAATTCAAGCAGGAAAACCGGAGGTAA
- the petN gene encoding cytochrome b6-f complex subunit PetN, whose amino-acid sequence MDILTLGWVGLLAVFTFSISLVVWGRNGF is encoded by the coding sequence ATGGATATTTTGACACTGGGTTGGGTTGGGTTGCTGGCGGTCTTCACGTTCTCCATTTCGCTTGTCGTTTGGGGACGAAATGGATTTTAA